A portion of the Candidatus Zixiibacteriota bacterium genome contains these proteins:
- the uvrA gene encoding excinuclease ABC subunit UvrA encodes TEMSIKQARRFFEELKLTKRQELIARQILKEIRERLSFMDNVGLSHLTLGRATSTLSGGESQRIRLATQIGSRLVGVMYILDEPSIGLHQRDNRKLLNTLTDLRDLGNTVIVVEHDRETIESADYVVDLGPGAGQMGGRVVVAGTPEQIRKCRESLTGAYLADKRCIPIPRIRRSPNGKYLALSGARGNNLKKVKVSIPLGVLTVVTGVSGSGKSSLINETLYRILARRFYNARQAPLDYDSIEGLEHIDKVVDIDQSPIGRTPRSNPATYTGLFTFIRDLYARLPEARMRGYQAGRFSFNVKGGRCEACQGDGIIKIEMHFLPDVYVPCEVCKGKRFNRETLEVTYKGKSIADTLDMTVDEALVFFENIPRIKRKLLTLKNVGLGYIHLGQQATTLSGGEAQRVKLSAELSKAATGSTLYILDEPTTGLHFEDIRMLLGVLNELVERGNSVLVIEHNLDVIKTADHIIDIGPDGGEDGGQIVAVGTPEEVAQNKKSYTGQYLSAELKKASC; translated from the coding sequence TGACGGAGATGTCTATAAAGCAGGCGCGGAGATTTTTCGAAGAATTGAAACTTACCAAGCGGCAGGAGCTGATTGCCCGTCAGATACTGAAGGAGATTCGGGAGCGACTTTCCTTTATGGACAATGTCGGACTCAGTCATCTTACTCTTGGCAGAGCGACCTCGACCCTTTCCGGCGGGGAATCACAGAGGATTCGTCTGGCGACCCAGATTGGCTCGCGGCTGGTCGGAGTGATGTATATCCTTGATGAGCCATCTATCGGACTGCACCAGCGGGATAATCGAAAATTGCTGAATACCCTCACCGACCTGCGCGACCTGGGGAATACCGTTATTGTGGTAGAGCATGACCGGGAGACCATCGAATCGGCTGATTACGTGGTTGACCTGGGTCCCGGCGCGGGACAAATGGGAGGACGGGTGGTCGTCGCCGGCACTCCCGAACAGATAAGAAAGTGCCGCGAATCACTGACCGGGGCTTATCTGGCGGATAAAAGATGCATTCCGATTCCGAGAATTCGTCGCTCCCCTAACGGAAAATATCTTGCGCTCAGCGGCGCCCGGGGGAATAATCTCAAGAAAGTCAAAGTTTCGATACCGCTGGGAGTGCTGACGGTGGTTACGGGCGTTTCCGGCTCCGGCAAGTCCAGCCTGATCAATGAAACACTCTATCGCATCCTGGCGCGCCGTTTTTACAATGCGCGGCAGGCTCCGCTGGATTATGATTCCATTGAAGGGCTGGAGCATATCGACAAAGTAGTCGATATCGACCAGTCTCCTATCGGGCGGACACCGCGCTCCAACCCGGCGACTTATACCGGGCTCTTCACTTTCATTCGCGACCTTTATGCCCGTCTTCCGGAGGCGCGGATGCGGGGATACCAGGCGGGACGATTTTCGTTCAATGTCAAGGGAGGCCGATGCGAAGCCTGCCAGGGGGATGGAATTATCAAGATTGAGATGCATTTTCTTCCCGATGTCTATGTCCCCTGCGAGGTCTGCAAGGGGAAGCGCTTTAATCGGGAGACTCTCGAAGTTACTTACAAAGGGAAGTCGATCGCCGACACCCTCGATATGACGGTGGATGAAGCGCTGGTATTTTTTGAGAATATACCCCGCATCAAGCGAAAACTGCTGACGCTCAAAAACGTTGGACTGGGGTATATACATCTGGGGCAGCAGGCGACCACGCTTTCCGGGGGGGAAGCGCAGCGGGTGAAACTTTCAGCGGAACTATCCAAGGCAGCCACCGGCTCCACTCTGTACATTCTTGACGAACCGACCACCGGGCTTCACTTTGAAGATATCCGCATGCTCCTGGGAGTGCTCAACGAACTGGTTGAGCGTGGCAACTCGGTGCTGGTCATTGAGCATAATCTCGATGTCATCAAGACGGCCGACCATATTATCGATATCGGTCCTGACGGCGGCGAAGATGGCGGGCAGATTGTTGCCGTCGGCACACCCGAAGAGGTCGCCCAGAACAAGAAATCGTACACCGGGCAGTACCTCTCGGCAGAGTTGAAAAAAGCCTCCTGCTGA